In a genomic window of Meiothermus sp. QL-1:
- a CDS encoding glycosyltransferase, whose translation MPQRILLVYTKAGGGHYAMAQTLHRLLTQLEPEAEVRLFNFFDVGPRWIAQAIQDGYNFAVNKQRWLFTVFQAFYQTRPAIQTFARVLGMRLAPAINAYLEEFRPDKIIYCYPVNHGFRRLPYVRRHQPKTLTVVTDIFSPHLYWFVDTKDHYVVASPEAYSIARRHRIPPENLHYFQTLIDPKFNQPLPPAEAERLRQLWGLHQPYTVLVTGGGAGLKISFRLVKELVGLEGINVVVVCGYNQRLYQQLTAFKEKHRLENLVVFGFTQQMYELINLANVVVSKAGPATIAEVLSLHKDLIICDYVWPQEHGNVELVRHEKLGYYIRHPKKIAAKIQELKTRPPERKTLQLKNEIERLAEFILQL comes from the coding sequence ATGCCGCAACGCATCCTGCTGGTCTACACCAAAGCCGGGGGCGGGCACTACGCCATGGCCCAGACCCTCCACCGCCTCCTGACCCAGCTCGAGCCCGAGGCCGAGGTGCGCCTTTTCAACTTTTTCGATGTGGGGCCGCGCTGGATTGCCCAGGCCATCCAGGATGGCTACAACTTTGCCGTCAACAAGCAGCGCTGGCTTTTCACCGTCTTCCAGGCCTTCTACCAGACCCGCCCAGCCATCCAGACCTTCGCCCGGGTGCTGGGCATGCGCCTGGCCCCTGCCATCAACGCGTACCTGGAGGAGTTCCGCCCCGACAAAATCATCTACTGCTACCCGGTCAACCACGGCTTCCGCCGGCTGCCCTACGTGCGGCGACACCAGCCCAAGACCCTGACCGTGGTCACCGACATCTTCAGCCCCCACCTCTACTGGTTCGTGGACACCAAGGACCACTACGTGGTGGCCAGCCCCGAGGCCTACAGCATCGCCCGGCGCCACCGGATTCCCCCGGAAAACCTGCACTACTTCCAGACCCTCATCGACCCCAAGTTCAACCAACCCCTCCCCCCCGCTGAGGCCGAGCGGCTGCGCCAGCTCTGGGGCCTGCACCAGCCCTATACCGTTTTGGTGACAGGAGGCGGAGCAGGCCTGAAAATCAGTTTCCGCCTGGTAAAGGAACTGGTGGGCCTGGAGGGAATCAACGTGGTGGTGGTCTGCGGCTACAACCAAAGGCTCTACCAGCAGCTCACCGCCTTCAAGGAAAAGCACCGGCTAGAGAACCTGGTGGTTTTCGGCTTCACCCAGCAGATGTACGAGCTGATCAACCTGGCCAACGTGGTGGTCTCCAAGGCCGGGCCAGCCACCATCGCCGAGGTGCTCTCGCTGCACAAAGACCTGATCATCTGCGACTACGTGTGGCCCCAGGAGCACGGCAATGTGGAGCTGGTCCGCCACGAAAAGCTGGGCTACTACATCCGCCACCCCAAAAAAATCGCCGCCAAAATTCAGGAGCTGAAAACCCGCCCCCCCGAGCGCAAAACCCTCCAGCTCAAGAACGAGATAGAACGGCTGGCGGAGTTCATCCTACAGCTTTAG
- a CDS encoding aldo/keto reductase family protein — MRYRKLGQWGLRVSEISLGAWVTYGDAVKDLERIKEITRIAYEGGINFFDNADVYAKGLAEELMTKALLEQFPRHELVLSSKVFWPTSEDANGRGLSRKHVRESLERSLKRMGTDYLDLYFCHRYDPEVPMEEIVTTMSNLVDRGLVLYWGTSEWPAARIVEAVQFARANGLHPPAVEQPQYSMLYRERVEREILPETERFGLGVVVWSPLAMGMLTGRYDEGIPKDSRFERYPQFGERFLTEANVERVKKLKRVADSLGLTRTQLALAWVLRQKGVTSAITGATQPEQLKESLEAAGVDLPPEALAEIDQILAQP, encoded by the coding sequence ATGCGTTATCGCAAGCTGGGCCAGTGGGGCCTTAGGGTATCGGAGATCTCCTTGGGCGCTTGGGTGACCTATGGGGATGCGGTCAAGGACCTGGAGCGCATCAAGGAGATAACCCGCATCGCCTACGAAGGGGGGATCAACTTCTTTGACAACGCCGACGTCTACGCCAAGGGGCTGGCCGAGGAGTTGATGACCAAGGCCCTCCTGGAGCAGTTCCCCCGCCACGAGCTGGTTCTTTCGAGCAAGGTCTTCTGGCCCACCAGCGAGGACGCCAACGGGCGGGGTCTCTCGCGCAAGCACGTGCGGGAAAGCCTGGAGCGCAGCTTGAAGCGCATGGGCACCGATTACCTGGACCTCTACTTCTGCCACCGCTACGACCCCGAGGTGCCCATGGAGGAGATCGTAACCACCATGAGCAACCTGGTGGACCGGGGGCTGGTGCTCTACTGGGGCACCTCCGAGTGGCCGGCGGCCCGCATCGTGGAGGCGGTGCAGTTTGCCCGGGCCAACGGCCTACACCCCCCAGCGGTGGAGCAGCCGCAGTACTCCATGCTCTACCGCGAGCGGGTGGAGCGGGAAATTCTGCCCGAGACCGAGCGTTTTGGTCTGGGCGTGGTGGTCTGGAGCCCCCTGGCCATGGGGATGCTGACCGGGCGCTACGACGAGGGCATTCCCAAGGATAGCCGCTTCGAGCGCTACCCCCAGTTTGGCGAGCGCTTCTTGACCGAGGCGAACGTCGAGAGGGTGAAGAAGCTCAAACGGGTGGCCGATTCGCTGGGCCTGACCCGGACCCAGCTTGCGCTGGCCTGGGTTCTGCGGCAAAAGGGGGTGACCAGCGCCATCACCGGGGCTACCCAGCCCGAGCAGCTAAAGGAGAGCCTGGAGGCTGCGGGGGTTGACCTGCCCCCGGAGGCGCTGGCCGAGATTGACCAGATTCTGGCCCAGCCCTAA
- a CDS encoding CDGSH iron-sulfur domain-containing protein: MRIEFRENGSIGIETGGRVVLRIGDQEQIIERPRISLCRCGHSNNKPLCDGSHRAAGFTAPAAVIELGLAKES; encoded by the coding sequence ATGAGGATCGAGTTCCGGGAGAACGGCTCTATTGGCATCGAGACCGGCGGTCGGGTGGTTTTGCGCATAGGGGATCAGGAGCAAATCATCGAGAGGCCCCGCATCTCCCTTTGCCGCTGCGGACACTCAAACAACAAGCCCCTTTGCGATGGCTCGCACAGGGCGGCGGGTTTCACCGCGCCAGCAGCGGTCATTGAGCTTGGGTTGGCCAAGGAGTCCTAA
- a CDS encoding VOC family protein translates to MYTTHLAYVHLRVRHLEASVTFYTRFLDLQVAERFGQTALLVSSQNQAPFELALSQGEPLGPLALGFAVPNEEEFQAALAFVKLEGVPFHLEDRGIGHVLLLQDPDGNRVELFLDRRPAGGRAFWRGQSRSLG, encoded by the coding sequence ATGTACACCACCCACCTGGCCTACGTGCACCTGCGGGTGCGGCACCTCGAGGCCTCGGTCACCTTCTACACCCGCTTCCTGGACCTCCAGGTGGCCGAGCGCTTCGGCCAGACCGCCCTGCTCGTCTCCTCGCAAAACCAGGCCCCCTTCGAGCTAGCCCTGAGCCAGGGGGAACCCCTGGGCCCCTTGGCGCTGGGATTTGCCGTGCCGAACGAGGAGGAATTCCAGGCCGCCCTGGCCTTCGTGAAGCTGGAGGGGGTGCCCTTCCACCTGGAGGACCGGGGCATCGGCCACGTCCTCCTGCTCCAGGACCCCGACGGCAACCGCGTCGAGCTGTTCCTCGACCGGCGGCCTGCGGGGGGAAGGGCCTTCTGGCGGGGCCAAAGCCGGAGCCTGGGGTAA
- a CDS encoding penicillin acylase family protein, producing MRGLRFLGWLALGLVGLALLGGVGGYLWLRGATLPQHSGRLALRGLLAPVELYRTPEGVLHIKAETDPDVFFALGVAHAQDRLWQMEFQRRIGAGRLSEVLGRSTLDQDRFLRTWGFYRAAEEAYKNLSPEGKAVVDAYVAGVNAYLATNPPLPLEFRLLGFRPEPWKPADVLVWAKMMSYDLSGNWRSELMRLQWAARGISPERMAELKPPYPEDAPTVLQSEDLRQPPPPRPDQDAARRLLSLADQLPRAFQRPGALWASNNWVIGPARSASGKPLLANDPHLGLGAPSIWYLVHMEAPNYKAIGSSFPGLPAVVIGRNERIGWGVTTVGADVQDLYILEEAPGGYRYQGRIEPWRIRTEVIRVKGEADVVLRVRESRYGPVINDVVDSPGARPLALRWTSLDPTDRTLEAFLGIARAKNWEEFKAALAPYNAPSQNFVYADVDGNIGYIAPGRFPIRRPGHTGLVPVPGDGNWDWQGYLPPSAWPQVLNPKEGFIATANNKVTPPDYPHTLSLEWEEPYRALRIRELILGKEKLTLEDMVAMQQDLQSLIYREFRPALEALTPLSENARRWRERLLAWDGVMRAEQAEPTVFQAWYTELSRLPAREVGQAFWDEPRYLLKALRQGDPACQTQDTQTCLEYAALALDKALDRLGGNPPRWGEVHQATFPHALLTHIPLLRRFSDRAIAHGGDHYTLNRASYDPETFRMTQGSSYRQILDFADLERSLFIHPMGQSGALLSPQYGNLLKRWASGGYLPMRMNENRLATRLVLEPAP from the coding sequence ATGCGGGGCTTGCGTTTCCTGGGCTGGTTGGCGCTGGGGCTGGTGGGGCTGGCCCTGCTGGGCGGGGTAGGTGGGTATCTCTGGCTGCGGGGTGCCACCCTACCCCAGCACAGCGGCCGGCTGGCCCTGAGGGGCCTTTTGGCGCCGGTGGAGCTCTACCGCACCCCTGAGGGGGTGCTCCACATCAAGGCTGAGACCGATCCCGACGTCTTCTTCGCCCTGGGGGTGGCCCACGCCCAGGACCGGCTTTGGCAGATGGAGTTTCAGCGGCGCATTGGGGCGGGCCGGCTTTCCGAGGTGCTGGGGCGGTCTACCCTGGACCAGGACCGCTTCCTGCGCACCTGGGGGTTCTACCGGGCGGCGGAGGAGGCCTACAAGAACCTCTCGCCCGAGGGCAAGGCGGTGGTGGACGCCTACGTGGCCGGGGTCAACGCCTACCTGGCCACCAACCCCCCCCTACCGCTCGAGTTCCGCCTCCTGGGCTTCCGCCCCGAACCCTGGAAGCCTGCCGACGTGCTGGTCTGGGCCAAGATGATGTCCTACGACCTCTCGGGCAACTGGCGCAGCGAGCTGATGCGGCTGCAGTGGGCCGCTCGAGGCATCTCCCCTGAGCGCATGGCCGAGCTCAAACCCCCCTACCCCGAGGACGCCCCCACTGTGCTGCAAAGCGAGGACCTGCGGCAACCCCCACCCCCCAGGCCCGACCAGGACGCGGCCCGCCGCCTCCTTTCCCTGGCCGACCAACTGCCCAGGGCCTTCCAGCGGCCTGGGGCCCTCTGGGCCTCCAACAACTGGGTCATCGGCCCGGCCAGAAGCGCCAGCGGTAAGCCCCTTCTGGCCAACGACCCCCACCTGGGGCTTGGGGCACCCTCCATCTGGTACCTGGTGCACATGGAGGCCCCCAACTACAAGGCCATCGGCAGCAGCTTCCCCGGGCTCCCAGCGGTGGTCATCGGCCGCAACGAGCGCATCGGCTGGGGGGTGACCACGGTGGGGGCCGACGTGCAGGACCTCTACATCCTGGAAGAGGCCCCAGGCGGCTACCGCTACCAGGGCCGCATAGAGCCCTGGCGCATCCGCACCGAGGTAATCCGGGTCAAGGGGGAGGCCGATGTGGTCCTCAGGGTGCGGGAAAGCCGCTACGGCCCGGTGATCAACGACGTGGTGGACAGCCCGGGGGCCCGGCCCCTAGCCTTGCGCTGGACCAGCCTGGACCCCACCGACCGCACCCTGGAGGCCTTTTTGGGCATCGCCCGGGCCAAAAACTGGGAGGAGTTCAAGGCTGCCCTGGCGCCCTACAACGCCCCCAGCCAAAACTTTGTCTACGCCGATGTGGATGGAAACATAGGTTACATCGCCCCCGGCCGCTTCCCCATCCGCCGCCCAGGGCACACGGGCCTGGTGCCCGTGCCGGGCGATGGCAACTGGGACTGGCAGGGCTATCTGCCGCCTTCCGCGTGGCCCCAGGTGCTCAACCCCAAGGAGGGTTTTATCGCCACCGCCAACAACAAGGTCACCCCACCAGACTACCCCCACACCCTCTCGCTGGAGTGGGAGGAACCCTACCGGGCCCTGCGCATCCGGGAGCTTATCCTGGGCAAGGAAAAGCTCACCCTGGAGGACATGGTGGCGATGCAGCAGGACCTGCAAAGCCTCATATACCGCGAGTTCAGGCCCGCTCTGGAGGCCCTCACCCCTCTTTCAGAGAACGCCCGGCGCTGGCGGGAGCGGCTGCTGGCCTGGGATGGGGTGATGCGGGCCGAGCAGGCCGAGCCCACGGTATTCCAGGCCTGGTACACCGAACTCTCACGCCTACCCGCCCGCGAGGTGGGCCAGGCCTTCTGGGATGAGCCCCGCTACCTGCTCAAAGCGCTGCGCCAGGGCGACCCGGCCTGCCAGACCCAGGACACCCAGACCTGCCTCGAGTACGCTGCCCTCGCCCTGGACAAAGCCCTCGACCGCCTGGGGGGGAACCCCCCGCGCTGGGGAGAGGTGCACCAGGCTACTTTCCCCCATGCGCTGCTGACCCATATCCCTCTCCTAAGGCGCTTTTCCGACCGGGCCATTGCCCACGGAGGGGACCACTACACCCTCAACCGGGCCTCCTACGACCCGGAAACCTTCCGCATGACCCAGGGCAGCAGCTACCGCCAGATCCTGGACTTCGCCGACCTCGAGCGCTCGCTCTTCATCCACCCTATGGGCCAGTCTGGGGCCCTGCTTTCCCCACAGTACGGCAACCTCCTGAAGAGGTGGGCCTCCGGGGGCTACCTGCCCATGCGGATGAACGAGAACCGCCTGGCTACTCGGCTGGTCTTGGAGCCAGCTCCCTAG
- the pth gene encoding aminoacyl-tRNA hydrolase: MFLVVGQGNPGPQYARTKHNVGFWVLDRLSAGFRPKGKALLAEVAFAGLTGEEVRGLLVKPTTYYNASGEVVAPLARFYRVPLERILVVHDELDLPPGRLRFKAGGSSAGNYGLASIAAHLGSQDFHRLRIGIGKPPSPEAGAEWVLSGFSPELLPLVERVVGVAAEAVRVWATEGLEAAQQRYNGLDLARELAPRPAE; this comes from the coding sequence ATGTTCCTGGTGGTCGGACAGGGCAACCCGGGTCCTCAGTATGCTCGCACCAAGCACAACGTGGGCTTTTGGGTGCTGGACCGGCTTTCCGCTGGGTTCCGCCCCAAAGGAAAGGCGCTTTTGGCCGAGGTGGCCTTTGCCGGTTTGACAGGGGAGGAGGTGCGGGGGCTTCTGGTCAAGCCCACCACCTACTACAACGCCAGCGGGGAGGTGGTGGCCCCCCTGGCCCGCTTCTACAGGGTGCCCCTCGAGCGCATTTTGGTGGTGCACGACGAGCTCGACCTGCCCCCAGGGCGGCTGCGCTTTAAGGCAGGGGGAAGCAGCGCAGGGAACTACGGTCTGGCCTCCATTGCCGCTCACTTAGGCAGCCAGGACTTCCACCGGCTGCGCATCGGCATCGGCAAGCCGCCCAGCCCGGAAGCAGGAGCGGAATGGGTGCTCTCGGGCTTTTCCCCCGAGCTGCTGCCGCTGGTGGAGCGGGTGGTGGGGGTGGCGGCCGAGGCGGTCCGGGTCTGGGCCACCGAGGGCCTCGAGGCCGCCCAGCAGCGCTACAACGGGCTTGACCTGGCTAGGGAGCTGGCTCCAAGACCAGCCGAGTAG
- a CDS encoding 50S ribosomal protein L25 → MEYRIKAQIRGSERPAVLRNAGKLPGVVYNRQENYKVMVDLREFDKVFRAAGIHHVITLEFEGGKTVDTLVRQVNLDKRRRRPEHVDFYALSDEPVQMWVPVRVVGTAQGVREGGVLQLVHSDVQVRVSPKSIPEFIEVDVSALRIGDSIHASELVLPPGVKLAMNPSDTIVAIVPPEDAEKLAAEAAAAPTEVEVIKKGKSEEEK, encoded by the coding sequence ATGGAATACCGCATCAAGGCCCAGATCCGGGGGAGTGAGCGCCCTGCGGTCCTGCGCAACGCGGGCAAGCTTCCGGGGGTGGTGTACAACCGGCAGGAGAACTACAAGGTAATGGTGGACCTGAGGGAGTTCGACAAGGTCTTCCGCGCGGCGGGCATCCACCACGTGATTACCCTCGAGTTCGAGGGAGGTAAGACGGTCGACACCCTGGTGCGCCAGGTCAACCTGGACAAGCGCCGCCGCCGGCCCGAGCACGTGGATTTCTACGCCCTCTCCGATGAGCCGGTGCAGATGTGGGTGCCGGTCAGGGTGGTGGGCACGGCCCAGGGGGTGCGCGAAGGGGGGGTGCTCCAGCTCGTGCACAGCGACGTCCAGGTCCGGGTCTCGCCCAAGTCTATCCCTGAATTCATCGAAGTGGACGTAAGCGCTTTGCGCATTGGCGACAGCATTCACGCAAGCGAGCTGGTCTTGCCCCCAGGGGTGAAGCTGGCCATGAACCCGAGCGACACCATTGTGGCCATCGTGCCGCCCGAGGATGCCGAGAAGCTGGCCGCCGAGGCGGCTGCGGCCCCCACCGAGGTGGAGGTCATCAAGAAGGGCAAGAGCGAGGAGGAAAAGTAG
- a CDS encoding sulfite exporter TauE/SafE family protein: MLLALLGAILIGLALGMLGSGGSILTVPILVYLVGEPDKLAIAESLAIVGLIALAGAVPYARKGLIDWRNVVWFGLPGMAGTYLGAYLSQWVPGVWQLGLFAVVMLLAAYMMFRPPRLEAKPKPRSYPKIILDGLVVGALTGLVGVGGGFLIVPALVLLGGLSMHLAVGTSLVIIAMKSASGFYKYLHLLPQQGYSVNWEVVLLFSALGILGSLFGGRLAASIPQLALRRGFAGFLVVMGVFILWQSLPKVLHG, translated from the coding sequence ATGCTCCTAGCCCTCCTAGGGGCCATACTCATCGGTCTCGCCCTAGGGATGTTGGGCTCGGGGGGCTCCATCCTTACGGTGCCCATCCTGGTCTACCTGGTGGGCGAGCCCGATAAGCTGGCGATTGCCGAGTCGCTGGCCATCGTGGGCCTCATCGCCCTGGCCGGGGCGGTGCCCTATGCCCGCAAGGGGCTCATCGACTGGCGCAACGTGGTGTGGTTCGGTCTGCCCGGGATGGCCGGGACCTACCTGGGGGCTTACCTCTCCCAGTGGGTGCCAGGGGTGTGGCAGCTCGGGCTTTTTGCCGTGGTGATGTTGCTGGCTGCCTATATGATGTTTCGCCCCCCCCGGCTGGAGGCCAAGCCCAAGCCCCGCTCCTACCCCAAGATCATCCTGGATGGCCTGGTGGTGGGGGCCCTGACAGGGCTGGTGGGGGTGGGTGGAGGCTTTTTGATTGTCCCTGCCCTGGTGCTGCTGGGCGGGCTTTCCATGCACCTGGCGGTGGGGACCAGCCTGGTCATCATTGCCATGAAGTCGGCCAGCGGTTTTTACAAGTACCTGCACCTGCTGCCCCAGCAGGGCTACAGCGTGAACTGGGAGGTGGTGCTCCTTTTCTCGGCCCTGGGCATTCTGGGCAGTCTTTTTGGGGGGCGTCTGGCCGCCTCCATTCCCCAACTGGCCCTGCGGCGGGGGTTCGCTGGCTTTTTGGTGGTTATGGGGGTTTTCATCCTCTGGCAGAGCCTGCCCAAGGTGCTGCACGGCTAG
- a CDS encoding rhodanese-like domain-containing protein, protein MQDVFPNELSLWRKRGALLLDVRSPEEYAQGRVPGSRNLPLEELLDHLDQLKSPIVTICATGSRAGLAAEVLAYEGFEVGKLVGGIQGYAAQGYPLERSLCPKEAPCS, encoded by the coding sequence ATGCAGGACGTCTTCCCAAACGAGCTTTCCCTCTGGCGAAAGCGGGGGGCGCTTCTTCTGGACGTGCGCTCCCCGGAGGAGTATGCCCAAGGCCGCGTCCCGGGCTCGCGCAACCTGCCGCTGGAGGAGCTGCTGGACCACCTGGACCAGCTAAAAAGCCCCATCGTGACCATCTGCGCCACCGGCAGCAGGGCGGGTTTGGCCGCCGAGGTCCTGGCCTACGAGGGGTTTGAGGTGGGCAAGCTGGTGGGGGGTATCCAGGGCTACGCCGCGCAGGGCTACCCGCTCGAACGCTCCCTCTGCCCCAAGGAGGCCCCATGCTCCTAG
- a CDS encoding rhodanese-like domain-containing protein → MIAWLKGLLAGRAPVGRLDPLEAYEKAKAGALILDVRTPLERKEAKIPGSLSIPLDRLAEEWEKLPRDKEIICQCRSGARSAQAARFLADRGFRVYNLAGGLEAWRRQGLPVK, encoded by the coding sequence TTGATTGCCTGGCTCAAAGGCTTGCTGGCAGGAAGGGCCCCGGTGGGCCGCCTGGACCCTCTAGAGGCCTACGAAAAGGCGAAGGCAGGGGCTTTGATTCTGGATGTGCGCACCCCGTTGGAGCGAAAGGAGGCCAAGATACCGGGCTCCTTGTCCATTCCGCTCGACCGCCTTGCCGAGGAATGGGAGAAGCTACCCCGGGACAAGGAGATCATCTGCCAGTGCCGCAGCGGGGCCCGCAGCGCCCAGGCCGCTCGTTTTCTGGCCGATAGGGGCTTTCGCGTCTACAACCTGGCAGGAGGCCTAGAAGCCTGGAGAAGGCAGGGATTGCCGGTGAAATGA
- a CDS encoding rhodanese-like domain-containing protein, whose product MLAVPYRDISPEEARKLQEENVLFVDVREPEEYAQARIEGAKLIPLSELAQRHGEIPKDKPVVLYCRGGNRSAQAAGWLAAKGYSNLLNLEGGIMAWYQAGLPLDTAPQEATYQETPFTELTPHEAQQWIREGAYVVDVREPYEYAMGHLPGAVNIPLSRFVAEAGRLPKDRRLLLVCASGNRSSQASAYLVGQGFDGSLVGNLEGGTYGWMAAGFEVER is encoded by the coding sequence ATGCTCGCTGTACCGTACCGCGATATCAGCCCTGAGGAAGCCCGCAAACTGCAAGAGGAGAACGTCCTTTTCGTGGATGTGCGCGAGCCGGAGGAGTATGCCCAGGCGCGCATCGAGGGGGCCAAGCTCATCCCCCTATCGGAGCTGGCCCAGCGCCATGGCGAGATTCCCAAAGACAAGCCGGTGGTGCTCTACTGCCGCGGTGGCAACCGCAGCGCCCAGGCCGCGGGCTGGCTTGCGGCCAAGGGCTACAGCAACCTTCTCAACCTCGAAGGGGGCATCATGGCCTGGTACCAGGCGGGTCTGCCGCTCGATACCGCCCCCCAGGAGGCCACCTATCAGGAGACCCCCTTTACCGAACTAACCCCCCACGAAGCCCAGCAGTGGATTAGGGAGGGTGCTTACGTGGTGGACGTGCGTGAGCCCTACGAGTACGCCATGGGCCACCTTCCGGGGGCGGTGAACATTCCTCTGAGCCGCTTTGTGGCTGAGGCTGGTCGGCTGCCCAAGGACCGCAGGCTGCTGCTGGTCTGCGCCTCGGGCAACCGCTCCTCCCAGGCCTCGGCCTACCTGGTAGGCCAGGGCTTCGACGGCTCCCTGGTGGGGAACCTCGAGGGCGGCACCTACGGCTGGATGGCGGCGGGCTTTGAGGTGGAGCGTTGA
- a CDS encoding rhodanese-like domain-containing protein — MNLNVKEAYQTLERYQVVDVREPHEWAEGVLPGALRLPLSKLERLAPLYLERERPVLLYCRSGNRSQEALKTLQNLGHKKVWQLEGGLKAWREAGLPCASPV; from the coding sequence ATGAACCTGAACGTCAAGGAAGCCTACCAGACTCTGGAACGCTATCAAGTGGTGGATGTGCGTGAGCCCCACGAGTGGGCGGAGGGCGTGCTGCCCGGAGCGCTTCGGCTGCCCCTTTCCAAGCTGGAGCGGCTGGCGCCTTTGTACCTCGAGCGCGAGCGGCCGGTGCTGCTTTACTGCCGCAGCGGCAACCGCTCGCAGGAGGCGCTGAAGACGCTGCAAAACCTGGGCCACAAAAAGGTCTGGCAGCTCGAGGGCGGCCTCAAGGCCTGGCGTGAAGCCGGTCTGCCCTGTGCCAGCCCCGTATAG
- a CDS encoding MBL fold metallo-hydrolase produces the protein MLFKHIYEEGLAQGSYLIGCQATGEAIVVDPRRDIQVYLEEARKNGLRIVAVTETHIHADYLSGARELAKATGARLYLSDEGDENWKYRGLEGYDHQLLKDGDEIKVGNITLTAVHTPGHTPEHLSFLVRDGAVASEPGYFLTGDFVFVGDVGRPDLLEEAAGIKGTAELGARQMYRSLKEKFLTLPDYIQVWPGHGAGSACGKGLGAVASTTVGYERRFAWWADYLRKDDEEGFVKALLSGQPEAPYYFAQMKRMNRDGMPILGSLPRPAQLSPEAFWQKQAEGALLVDTRDKLSFAGGHLKGAINIPAGKNFSTWAGWLLPYDRDLVLLASPERVEELVKQLIRIGLDRVVGFIPGLEGYAKGELETVPQITAAEAKARWERGEVVVLDVRGADEYQAGHIPGALNLHAGRVMRNLNQIPKDKPVVVHCLGGDRSSTAISALLAAGFTNLINLTGGIRAWQQEGFPVEKGPARTLVGA, from the coding sequence ATGCTCTTCAAGCACATCTACGAGGAGGGTCTGGCCCAGGGCAGCTACCTGATCGGGTGCCAGGCGACGGGGGAGGCCATCGTGGTGGACCCCCGGCGGGACATCCAGGTTTACCTGGAGGAGGCGCGGAAGAACGGCCTCAGGATTGTGGCGGTCACCGAGACCCACATCCACGCCGACTATCTCTCTGGGGCCCGCGAGCTGGCCAAGGCCACCGGGGCCAGGCTCTACCTCTCCGATGAGGGCGACGAAAACTGGAAGTACAGGGGACTGGAGGGCTACGACCACCAGCTCCTAAAGGATGGCGACGAGATCAAGGTAGGGAACATTACCCTCACCGCGGTGCACACCCCCGGCCATACCCCGGAGCACCTGAGCTTTTTGGTGCGGGATGGGGCCGTGGCCAGCGAGCCCGGCTACTTCCTCACCGGCGACTTCGTGTTCGTAGGGGATGTGGGCCGGCCCGACCTGCTAGAAGAGGCCGCGGGTATCAAGGGAACCGCCGAACTCGGGGCGCGGCAGATGTATAGGAGCCTGAAGGAAAAATTCCTCACCCTGCCCGACTACATACAGGTCTGGCCCGGCCACGGGGCCGGCAGCGCCTGCGGCAAGGGCCTGGGGGCGGTGGCCAGCACCACCGTAGGCTACGAGCGGCGCTTTGCCTGGTGGGCCGACTACCTGCGCAAAGACGATGAGGAGGGCTTTGTGAAGGCCCTGCTGTCGGGCCAGCCCGAGGCACCCTACTACTTCGCCCAGATGAAGCGGATGAACCGCGACGGGATGCCCATCCTGGGCAGCCTACCCCGCCCTGCGCAGCTCAGCCCCGAGGCCTTCTGGCAAAAGCAGGCCGAAGGGGCCCTGCTGGTGGACACCCGCGACAAGCTCTCCTTCGCCGGGGGGCACCTCAAGGGTGCCATCAACATTCCGGCCGGCAAGAATTTCTCCACCTGGGCCGGATGGCTCCTGCCCTACGACCGCGACCTTGTCCTGCTGGCCAGCCCCGAGCGGGTGGAGGAGTTGGTCAAGCAGCTCATCCGCATCGGGCTTGACCGGGTGGTGGGCTTCATTCCGGGCCTCGAGGGCTACGCCAAGGGCGAGCTCGAGACCGTGCCCCAGATTACCGCGGCCGAAGCCAAGGCCCGCTGGGAGCGGGGTGAGGTAGTGGTGCTGGACGTGCGGGGGGCCGATGAGTACCAGGCTGGCCACATCCCTGGGGCCCTGAACCTCCACGCAGGTCGGGTCATGCGCAACCTGAACCAGATCCCCAAGGACAAGCCGGTGGTGGTGCACTGCCTGGGGGGCGACCGCTCCTCTACTGCCATCAGCGCGCTTTTGGCAGCAGGCTTCACCAACCTCATCAACCTGACTGGGGGAATCCGGGCCTGGCAGCAGGAGGGCTTCCCGGTGGAGAAGGGTCCGGCCCGGACCCTGGTGGGGGCCTAG